A window of Candidatus Hydrogenedentota bacterium contains these coding sequences:
- a CDS encoding redoxin domain-containing protein, translated as MMQYLLRGTLALSLAATLAWPGLSFAEEPEPLKIGADFPDFTLPDTTGQEHTLGQYKDKIVVFNFSTPECPCSRSVDGALAELAAAFADEGVVFLGVNSNFFMDPESLRDYAKSAGVTYPMLKDDEVELADAAGARVTPEVFVKDKNGKVVFHGPPDNRLNPKATPTEFYLKDALEALTMGKPIKKSNITPWGCSIRGEKSTAADSEHVEKPSGEAGQP; from the coding sequence ATGATGCAGTACCTGTTGCGCGGAACCCTCGCCCTGAGCCTGGCCGCCACCCTCGCTTGGCCCGGTCTGTCCTTTGCCGAAGAACCGGAGCCCCTCAAGATTGGCGCGGACTTCCCGGATTTTACACTCCCCGATACGACGGGCCAGGAGCACACCCTCGGCCAGTATAAGGACAAGATCGTCGTGTTCAATTTCAGCACGCCGGAGTGTCCCTGCTCCCGGAGTGTGGATGGGGCCCTGGCCGAACTGGCGGCGGCTTTTGCGGACGAGGGCGTCGTCTTTCTGGGGGTGAACTCGAACTTCTTCATGGACCCGGAATCCCTCCGTGACTATGCGAAATCCGCCGGCGTGACCTATCCCATGCTCAAGGATGACGAAGTGGAACTGGCCGATGCCGCCGGGGCCCGGGTTACGCCGGAAGTCTTCGTGAAGGACAAGAACGGCAAGGTGGTATTCCATGGTCCGCCGGACAATCGACTGAACCCGAAGGCGACGCCGACGGAGTTTTATCTCAAGGACGCCCTGGAAGCGCTTACGATGGGCAAGCCGATTAAGAAATCGAACATCACGCCCTGGGGATGCAGCATTCGGGGGGAGAAAAGTACCGCGGCGGATTCCGAGCATGTTGAGAAGCCGTCAGGCGAGGCGGGCCAGCCCTGA